In Pseudoalteromonas sp. NC201, a single window of DNA contains:
- a CDS encoding PA3496 family putative envelope integrity protein, with protein sequence MGKTFSYDALDDDFADDEFEKLGRNQHDKQKRKVKRKLDDYLEQKRLRRNLGDDDFDYIDD encoded by the coding sequence GTGGGTAAGACATTCTCTTACGATGCGCTTGATGATGATTTTGCAGACGATGAATTTGAAAAGTTGGGTCGTAACCAACATGACAAGCAAAAGCGTAAAGTCAAAAGAAAGCTAGACGACTACTTAGAGCAAAAACGCCTACGTAGAAATCTAGGCGATGATGATTTCGACTATATTGATGACTGA
- a CDS encoding c-type cytochrome, translating into MKKLLTVTLFSCLAATAQANTMFESADDAIEYRKASFQLIRFQIGNMGDMLKGKVPFDAEVFKQRAHNAAQLSQMPWEAFIDGSDKGNTDALPAVWSNRAEFDGKAKQFAEYAQALAVAADSGDKKLIASAFKDWAKGCKDCHKSFKD; encoded by the coding sequence ATGAAGAAACTACTTACCGTCACACTATTTAGCTGTCTTGCAGCAACAGCACAAGCTAACACTATGTTTGAATCGGCTGATGATGCAATTGAATACCGCAAAGCGTCTTTCCAATTGATCCGTTTCCAGATTGGCAATATGGGCGACATGCTAAAAGGCAAAGTACCATTTGATGCCGAAGTATTTAAACAACGTGCTCACAATGCTGCGCAATTATCGCAAATGCCTTGGGAAGCATTTATCGACGGTTCTGACAAAGGCAATACTGATGCCCTACCAGCCGTTTGGTCAAACAGAGCTGAGTTCGATGGTAAAGCCAAGCAATTTGCCGAGTATGCTCAAGCACTGGCTGTTGCAGCTGACTCAGGTGACAAAAAGCTGATTGCTTCTGCATTTAAAGATTGGGCAAAAGGCTGTAAAGACTGCCATAAATCTTTTAAAGATTAA
- a CDS encoding DUF2721 domain-containing protein, whose product MNPEVVSILTMAKVIQTAVAPVFLITGIAATLGVLSNRLARITDRARLLDRKINTTQDEELKMHFSREMRALLKRSRFIHVAFSMSVLSALLVCAVVMLLFMSHLYSMPLGITLSSCFIAAMVLLIGAFVSLLGEIFLATRSMRRGMIFKDIES is encoded by the coding sequence ATGAATCCAGAAGTCGTTAGCATTCTCACGATGGCCAAAGTTATCCAAACCGCCGTTGCCCCTGTATTTTTAATTACGGGTATTGCTGCGACCTTAGGGGTACTATCAAACCGCTTAGCACGGATCACGGATAGGGCGCGTTTACTTGATCGCAAGATCAATACCACGCAAGATGAAGAGCTCAAAATGCACTTTAGCCGTGAAATGCGCGCACTATTAAAACGGTCTCGTTTTATTCACGTTGCATTTAGCATGAGTGTACTCAGTGCGTTGCTTGTGTGTGCAGTGGTTATGCTGCTGTTCATGTCACACTTGTACAGTATGCCATTGGGCATTACGTTATCGTCTTGTTTTATCGCCGCTATGGTGCTGCTTATTGGCGCATTTGTCTCTTTGCTGGGAGAAATCTTTTTAGCCACCCGCAGTATGCGCAGGGGCATGATATTCAAAGACATCGAGAGCTGA
- a CDS encoding TlpA family protein disulfide reductase, with amino-acid sequence MKTTIKMLLLSTVLTTGFSDCKASNEALPQADDGYQTYIYTGDSFKHLQLTDIKNQAVRFDANHKKLVILFATWCSDSQRLLSELKQSELLTQAELTIVAIGREETNTTLEQFNETMQLPIHFVADPNRDIYNTYANKGIPRVILLDERNRVMQTLLGEQPNTLSKLNWN; translated from the coding sequence ATGAAAACAACAATAAAAATGTTACTACTTAGTACCGTTCTCACCACCGGATTTAGTGACTGCAAGGCCTCAAACGAAGCGCTACCACAGGCAGACGATGGCTATCAGACCTATATCTACACCGGCGACTCCTTTAAACATTTGCAATTGACGGATATCAAAAACCAAGCTGTTAGGTTCGATGCTAATCACAAAAAGCTGGTGATTTTATTCGCGACTTGGTGCTCCGATTCGCAACGCTTATTGAGTGAACTAAAACAATCTGAATTACTCACCCAGGCCGAGTTAACCATCGTTGCTATTGGCCGAGAAGAAACTAACACTACACTTGAGCAATTCAACGAAACCATGCAATTGCCCATCCATTTTGTTGCCGATCCCAATCGAGATATCTACAACACGTATGCCAACAAAGGCATTCCTAGAGTCATCTTGCTTGATGAACGCAACCGAGTGATGCAAACCCTCCTCGGTGAGCAACCCAACACCTTATCAAAACTAAACTGGAATTAA
- a CDS encoding YqaA family protein: MIYLSLFGLAFIAATLLPASSELALSGLVVKQQGELVWLWLAATMGNLLGSCVNYYLGWFIAKWRDKRWFPVSQQQYDKACELFNRYGKFSLLFAWLPIVGDPLTVVAGSLRTSFGWFFVLVALGKGARYALVIYLALQVIF; encoded by the coding sequence ATGATTTACCTTTCTTTATTTGGGCTTGCATTTATTGCCGCAACCTTATTACCTGCGTCGTCGGAGCTGGCGCTGAGTGGGCTCGTTGTGAAACAACAAGGCGAACTGGTTTGGTTATGGCTGGCTGCGACAATGGGTAATTTACTGGGTAGCTGTGTGAACTATTATCTTGGTTGGTTTATCGCTAAGTGGCGGGATAAGCGCTGGTTTCCGGTTTCTCAACAGCAATATGATAAGGCTTGTGAGCTATTTAATCGTTACGGTAAGTTTTCATTGCTATTTGCTTGGCTACCCATAGTCGGAGATCCTTTGACTGTGGTAGCGGGGTCTTTACGAACCTCTTTTGGGTGGTTTTTTGTGTTAGTTGCGCTCGGTAAAGGCGCTCGTTATGCACTGGTGATTTACCTTGCCTTACAGGTGATTTTTTAA
- the folX gene encoding dihydroneopterin triphosphate 2'-epimerase: MSNAIIKVTNLRLRTFIGFNPEEREKKQDVVINIEIHYPADTACLDHDNVAHALNYKTVTKAIITLVEEGHFLLLEKLVADILAECHQHRDVTYAKVTVDKPHALRFADSVSLTLDWYRS, encoded by the coding sequence ATGTCGAATGCCATTATTAAGGTGACGAATTTAAGACTACGTACCTTTATTGGTTTTAATCCCGAGGAGCGGGAGAAAAAGCAAGATGTCGTGATCAATATTGAAATTCACTACCCAGCGGATACGGCATGTTTAGATCATGATAACGTGGCTCACGCGCTTAACTACAAAACCGTGACCAAGGCAATCATCACGCTAGTAGAAGAAGGGCATTTTTTGTTACTTGAGAAATTAGTGGCTGACATACTTGCAGAATGTCACCAGCATCGAGACGTGACGTATGCGAAAGTCACTGTAGATAAACCGCACGCTTTACGGTTTGCTGACTCAGTGTCACTCACGCTTGATTGGTACAGAAGCTAA
- the folE gene encoding GTP cyclohydrolase I FolE has product MQDKLQQSYKTIIEAVGEDADREGLLDTPKRAAKAMEYLTQGYRQTLDEITNNAVFSSDADDMVLIQDIELYSMCEHHLLPFVGRCHIAYIPNGKVLGLSKFARIVDMFARRFQIQEQLTHQIAKAVEEVTGAKGVGVIVEAKHMCMMMRGVEKQNSSMRTSVMLGNFRSDPKTRNEFLQLVKG; this is encoded by the coding sequence ATGCAAGATAAATTACAACAGAGTTATAAAACGATTATTGAAGCCGTGGGTGAAGATGCAGACCGCGAAGGATTATTAGACACACCCAAGCGCGCAGCGAAAGCGATGGAATATCTGACTCAGGGCTACCGTCAAACACTGGATGAAATCACCAATAACGCGGTATTCAGCTCGGATGCCGATGACATGGTGCTGATCCAAGATATAGAGTTGTACTCTATGTGTGAGCATCACCTTCTGCCTTTCGTTGGCCGTTGTCACATCGCTTATATACCTAACGGTAAAGTGCTCGGCTTGTCTAAATTTGCCCGCATTGTTGATATGTTTGCCCGACGTTTTCAAATCCAAGAGCAGCTAACTCATCAAATCGCCAAGGCCGTTGAGGAAGTCACCGGTGCAAAAGGCGTTGGTGTGATCGTTGAAGCCAAACATATGTGTATGATGATGCGTGGCGTTGAAAAGCAAAACTCTAGTATGCGAACGTCTGTCATGCTTGGTAACTTCAGAAGCGACCCCAAAACTCGCAACGAATTTTTACAGCTAGTGAAAGGATAA
- the folM gene encoding dihydromonapterin reductase, whose translation MSPAAAPILITGGAQRIGLALVKHFLAKQQAIILTYRTKHQVIDELASLGAICIKADFDEPEAITQLNNQIRAHTDALSAIIHNASSWDCEANNPDFSALFDNMMRIHAKVPYLINHALSDLLTASNSVSDVIHITDYVVEKGSPKHIAYAASKAALDNLTRSFAAKFAPNIKVNSIAPSLIIFNQDDSDEYKAKTLKKSIMGIEPGSKEVINSVDMILSSNYMTGRTVQIDGGRHLR comes from the coding sequence ATGAGCCCCGCAGCTGCACCTATTTTAATTACTGGTGGCGCACAGCGCATTGGACTTGCTTTGGTGAAACACTTTCTCGCTAAACAGCAAGCCATCATATTGACGTATCGCACCAAACATCAAGTTATCGATGAACTAGCATCGCTAGGTGCCATTTGTATCAAGGCCGATTTTGACGAGCCAGAAGCAATCACACAACTCAACAACCAAATTCGTGCCCATACCGACGCACTCAGTGCCATCATCCACAATGCATCGAGCTGGGATTGTGAAGCCAATAACCCTGATTTTTCAGCATTATTCGACAATATGATGCGGATCCACGCTAAAGTCCCTTATTTGATCAATCATGCCTTGAGCGACTTATTGACAGCTAGTAATAGCGTCAGCGATGTGATCCATATTACTGACTATGTAGTAGAAAAAGGCAGTCCAAAACACATTGCCTATGCCGCAAGTAAAGCTGCATTAGATAACTTAACTCGGTCATTTGCCGCTAAGTTTGCACCTAACATCAAAGTGAATAGCATTGCACCTTCTCTTATCATCTTTAATCAAGACGATAGTGACGAGTACAAGGCAAAAACCTTGAAAAAGTCTATTATGGGAATTGAGCCCGGTAGCAAAGAAGTTATCAATAGTGTCGACATGATACTCTCTAGCAACTATATGACAGGACGCACGGTACAAATCGACGGTGGCCGCCATTTGAGGTAA
- the nadE gene encoding ammonia-dependent NAD(+) synthetase: MREAIMAEMKVQPIIDPEFEVKRRVSFLKARLQASGCFTLVLGISGGVDSSTCGRLCQLAIDELNAEHGTGAYKFIAMRLPYGVQADEDEAQLALEFIQPSQRLTVNIRPAADAMHEQALAAMAGGSVPLPSQANVDFIKGNVKARQRMVAQYEIAGLTRGLVVGTDHSAENITGFYTKFGDGACDLAPLFGLSKRQVRALAAFLGAPAGLVHKVPTADLECDRPGLSDEEALGLSYDNIDDFLEGKPVSSEVNDKLIAIYQRTQHKRQPIPTVYDEQ, encoded by the coding sequence ATGCGTGAAGCAATCATGGCCGAAATGAAAGTTCAGCCAATTATTGACCCAGAATTTGAAGTCAAACGACGTGTCTCATTTTTAAAAGCACGATTACAAGCCTCTGGCTGCTTCACTCTTGTGCTTGGCATCAGCGGAGGCGTTGATTCGTCAACCTGTGGGCGCCTATGCCAGCTAGCTATCGATGAACTCAATGCTGAACATGGTACTGGGGCTTATAAATTTATTGCCATGCGCTTGCCGTATGGCGTTCAAGCTGATGAAGATGAAGCGCAGCTTGCACTCGAATTTATCCAACCTAGCCAGCGCTTAACAGTCAACATCAGGCCTGCGGCCGATGCTATGCACGAGCAAGCACTTGCTGCCATGGCGGGTGGAAGCGTGCCACTGCCTTCCCAAGCCAACGTGGATTTTATTAAAGGAAACGTAAAAGCACGCCAGCGCATGGTAGCGCAGTACGAAATAGCAGGCCTGACTCGCGGTTTAGTAGTCGGTACCGATCACAGCGCTGAAAACATCACGGGCTTTTACACCAAGTTTGGTGACGGCGCCTGCGACTTAGCGCCCTTGTTTGGCCTGTCAAAACGCCAAGTTCGCGCACTAGCGGCTTTTCTCGGGGCACCTGCGGGACTAGTACATAAAGTACCGACAGCCGATCTCGAATGTGACCGTCCAGGCCTTTCCGATGAAGAAGCGCTAGGACTAAGCTATGACAATATTGATGATTTCCTTGAAGGTAAGCCCGTTAGCAGTGAAGTAAACGACAAACTTATTGCCATTTATCAGCGCACCCAACACAAGCGTCAACCAATTCCTACGGTATACGACGAACAATAG
- a CDS encoding YceH family protein, whose protein sequence is MQLDTQEQRVLGSLIEKQVTTPEQYPMSLNGLTNACNQKSNREPVMELSQNDVLDTLTRLQEKRLITCDEALSGRVDKYSQRFCNSDFGHLKVNAKQKAIICLLLLRGPQTLGELRTRSSRLAEFSSVQDVESTLSAMQEHDYVVKLAREPGKRESRYQHLFGDQVVEPTTTSAEPITYTQNDSEIESLIAEIEQLKQELATIKAHLGL, encoded by the coding sequence ATGCAATTAGATACTCAAGAGCAACGTGTACTGGGTAGCTTAATCGAAAAGCAAGTCACCACCCCAGAACAATATCCAATGTCACTCAACGGCCTCACCAATGCGTGTAATCAAAAGTCAAATCGCGAGCCGGTGATGGAACTCTCTCAAAATGATGTGCTAGATACATTGACTCGCCTACAAGAAAAACGCTTAATTACCTGCGACGAAGCACTGTCTGGTCGCGTCGACAAGTACAGCCAGCGCTTTTGTAACAGTGATTTTGGTCACCTTAAAGTCAACGCGAAACAAAAAGCGATTATCTGTTTGTTGTTACTGCGTGGACCACAAACCCTAGGTGAACTGCGTACCCGCAGCAGCCGCCTCGCAGAATTCAGTTCCGTACAGGACGTTGAGTCGACATTAAGTGCGATGCAAGAACATGATTATGTGGTTAAGCTTGCCCGAGAACCAGGAAAACGAGAAAGTCGTTATCAACACTTGTTTGGTGACCAAGTCGTTGAACCAACAACAACATCGGCAGAACCCATAACCTACACACAAAATGACAGCGAAATCGAGAGCTTGATCGCCGAGATTGAGCAATTAAAGCAAGAGCTCGCCACCATCAAAGCACATTTAGGGCTTTAA
- a CDS encoding ATP-binding protein, whose translation MISELSTSPLKFRFVKYSFWLLLVVIIAVAWYVDQVNYRRLIAIEKSRSTEEVNVYRTKIEGILAKNVQLVRGLGIALSGQSELSQARFEQLAKPLFDSSRTLRNIGAAPNMRLDYIYPLKGNEKAIGLNYQTHPTQKYGAILAKESREIVMAGPLELLQGGTGLIARVPVYTDKTHFWGLLSVVLDMDNLYQQANFTALESQYLIAIQGVDGKGREGDYFYGNSNIHSLAPIAFSVNVPSGEWELYAVPRVGWQPAVTAVWPFRLAIIALIVIFIAAFIFITRLLSQLQRNALSLTNMGILAEVGAWEINVKTRDIIWSDVTRSIFCVSRQFQPTWMNTTEFFKAGLHRKRLQDCIDELIKTGHEFEEEFIIQTQKMDDLWVLVKARAIRSGKRTNHIFGSIQNIHKRKIMEMEHDKFAKNNELLAHLSSHEAILNNHLSKALTLCADTCSKGVEVNKVSIWQFNEDKNQLIPVCFSNAAMDNLEHFPPWRKAIAPALFNEIESGQIIAAEQAENHPTTMALTTTYLEPFEIKAMLCCPISHKNQTLGVLCAEYDIISPPWGQSDLRLMKSIAAMLGSLFINKAHQKAKNQAIIDKDLAEQSAKMKAEFLASMSHEIRTPLNGVMGMVELVMHSQLTSTQHHQLSLAHSSAKSLLTIINDILDFSKIEAGKLTIEFVECDLIEMLSNMLSGFVRAADANNNRLHIDLSGMKVHTAQTDPNRLKQILNNLLSNAIKFTHDGSVTLSCHTEQTGEQTRLWCSVEDTGIGISKEKLNKVFDSFTQADISTTRQYGGTGLGLTIAKQLSQLLGGDLQAFSKEHVGSTFSCNVLLTAAKPITEHEKSDNSTLYILSEINEDYSKLLKPWHITCLHVQQLDMLMTQLQQPSSHLAVILDAKLLNAIPRKKQQALKTQLTQQQIAHVVAVEEQSSETLSLFSSCERVYYPITPYAALQVFNSDYQDPDKPKSVKADSPVSAEPLLARSILLVEDNRINQTVAITMLERLGAKVVCQENGELALAHLQSINKPYDVILMDCQMPVMDGYQATQQIRQGVAGKNHQNSVIVALTANAMQGDREKCLNAGMDDYLTKPIDFDELKAKLLQVKPQQTMQAPSSTAQQS comes from the coding sequence ATGATTTCTGAACTATCGACATCACCACTTAAATTTCGCTTTGTGAAATATAGCTTCTGGCTTCTGCTGGTCGTGATCATTGCGGTGGCATGGTATGTCGATCAAGTAAACTATCGCCGCTTAATCGCAATAGAAAAGAGTCGCTCGACCGAGGAAGTGAATGTCTACCGCACTAAAATAGAGGGTATTCTGGCAAAAAATGTACAACTTGTCAGAGGGCTAGGCATTGCCCTTTCAGGTCAATCCGAGCTATCTCAAGCTCGCTTCGAACAGCTCGCAAAACCCTTATTCGATAGTAGCCGAACCCTTCGCAATATCGGAGCAGCCCCAAATATGCGGCTCGACTATATTTATCCTTTAAAAGGCAATGAAAAAGCCATAGGCCTAAACTATCAAACCCATCCGACGCAAAAATACGGCGCAATACTCGCCAAAGAAAGTCGCGAAATCGTGATGGCAGGGCCACTAGAATTACTTCAGGGCGGGACTGGTTTAATCGCAAGAGTTCCAGTTTACACTGATAAAACCCACTTCTGGGGGTTACTCTCTGTCGTGCTCGATATGGATAACCTTTATCAACAAGCAAACTTTACCGCATTAGAAAGTCAATACCTGATTGCGATTCAAGGCGTGGATGGCAAAGGCCGAGAAGGTGATTATTTTTATGGCAACAGTAATATACATTCGCTTGCCCCCATCGCATTTAGTGTTAATGTGCCCTCCGGTGAGTGGGAACTCTACGCCGTGCCCCGCGTTGGCTGGCAACCAGCAGTAACTGCGGTATGGCCTTTTCGCTTAGCAATCATCGCGCTGATTGTCATCTTTATTGCCGCATTTATCTTTATCACTCGACTGCTATCGCAACTTCAACGCAATGCCTTATCACTGACCAATATGGGCATACTCGCAGAAGTTGGCGCGTGGGAAATTAACGTCAAAACCCGTGATATTATTTGGTCGGACGTCACCCGTAGTATTTTCTGCGTGTCAAGGCAATTTCAGCCTACTTGGATGAATACGACAGAGTTTTTCAAAGCAGGTTTGCACAGAAAGCGCTTGCAAGACTGTATTGATGAACTTATAAAAACCGGCCATGAGTTCGAAGAAGAATTTATCATCCAAACCCAAAAGATGGATGACTTATGGGTGCTGGTGAAAGCACGCGCTATTCGCAGTGGCAAACGCACTAACCACATTTTTGGTTCCATTCAAAATATTCATAAACGCAAAATCATGGAGATGGAACATGATAAATTCGCCAAAAATAATGAGCTCCTTGCCCATTTGAGCTCTCACGAAGCCATCTTAAATAACCATCTCAGCAAAGCACTCACACTCTGTGCAGATACCTGTAGCAAAGGAGTGGAGGTTAATAAAGTTAGCATTTGGCAATTTAATGAGGATAAAAACCAGCTGATCCCAGTGTGTTTTTCAAATGCAGCGATGGATAACTTAGAGCACTTTCCTCCTTGGCGAAAAGCAATAGCGCCTGCGTTATTCAATGAAATTGAGAGTGGCCAAATAATTGCGGCGGAACAAGCTGAAAACCACCCAACAACAATGGCCCTCACCACAACGTACCTTGAGCCTTTTGAAATTAAGGCGATGCTTTGCTGCCCTATCAGTCATAAAAACCAAACCTTAGGCGTTCTTTGTGCAGAGTACGACATAATAAGTCCACCTTGGGGTCAAAGCGATCTCCGTTTAATGAAGTCTATCGCCGCCATGTTAGGAAGCCTTTTTATCAATAAAGCCCACCAAAAGGCAAAAAATCAAGCCATCATTGATAAAGATTTAGCAGAGCAATCCGCAAAAATGAAGGCTGAGTTTTTAGCCAGCATGAGTCATGAGATACGCACCCCACTTAATGGTGTAATGGGTATGGTTGAGCTTGTCATGCACTCACAACTCACTTCGACTCAACACCACCAGCTCTCCTTGGCACATAGTTCAGCGAAATCTTTGCTCACTATAATTAATGATATTCTCGACTTTTCCAAAATCGAGGCTGGTAAGCTAACGATAGAATTTGTTGAGTGCGATCTTATCGAGATGCTCAGTAATATGCTGTCTGGGTTTGTGCGCGCCGCTGATGCCAACAATAACCGGCTGCATATCGATTTATCAGGTATGAAAGTCCATACCGCGCAAACTGATCCGAATCGCCTCAAACAAATTCTCAATAATTTGCTAAGCAATGCAATTAAGTTCACCCATGATGGTTCAGTGACATTAAGCTGCCATACAGAACAAACGGGCGAGCAAACTCGGCTTTGGTGCAGTGTAGAAGATACAGGTATCGGTATATCAAAGGAAAAGCTCAATAAAGTTTTTGATTCATTTACCCAAGCAGATATATCAACCACTCGGCAATATGGCGGTACAGGGCTTGGTCTCACCATTGCAAAGCAATTATCTCAATTGCTCGGTGGCGACCTACAAGCATTTAGTAAAGAACACGTTGGCAGCACGTTCTCCTGTAATGTGCTACTAACTGCTGCCAAACCCATTACCGAGCATGAAAAGTCTGATAATTCAACGTTATATATATTAAGCGAAATCAATGAAGACTATAGTAAACTACTGAAGCCTTGGCATATCACGTGCTTACACGTGCAGCAACTTGATATGCTCATGACTCAGCTACAACAACCATCCTCACATCTTGCTGTTATTTTGGATGCCAAGTTACTCAATGCCATACCACGGAAAAAGCAACAAGCACTCAAAACGCAGCTAACACAACAACAGATCGCTCATGTGGTTGCCGTTGAAGAACAAAGTAGTGAAACGCTCTCGCTATTTTCCTCTTGTGAGCGGGTGTACTACCCCATTACGCCATATGCAGCACTTCAGGTGTTCAACTCTGATTATCAAGATCCAGACAAGCCGAAATCCGTCAAAGCCGATTCACCGGTCAGTGCTGAACCCTTGTTAGCACGCTCAATCTTATTAGTGGAAGATAATCGGATAAACCAAACCGTTGCGATAACCATGTTAGAACGTTTAGGTGCAAAAGTAGTCTGCCAAGAAAATGGAGAGTTAGCACTTGCACACTTGCAATCGATTAACAAACCTTACGATGTTATTCTAATGGATTGTCAGATGCCGGTGATGGATGGTTATCAGGCAACACAGCAGATCCGCCAAGGTGTTGCCGGAAAAAACCATCAGAATAGCGTGATCGTTGCACTAACCGCCAACGCGATGCAAGGTGATAGAGAAAAATGCCTCAATGCAGGTATGGATGACTACCTCACCAAACCCATTGACTTTGATGAGCTAAAAGCCAAACTTCTGCAAGTAAAACCACAGCAAACAATGCAGGCACCTTCGTCTACGGCCCAACAAAGTTAG